One genomic segment of Erysipelotrichaceae bacterium 66202529 includes these proteins:
- a CDS encoding family 10 glycosylhydrolase: MSKKIKIVFLNLLLLLSCFIYFDRGEVIQAAISKKAVWLSYIDIEDILKNNSKSELIENYTTICKNIKKYEGNTIIVQVRPFCDAIYPSKYYHWSNTISSSNMSPGYDPLKIMIDITHKEGLSFEAWVNPYRISTSSTQLKTFSKYSPIKSWLNSSKVIKNGNKVILNPASAEVQEYIAKGISEIVNNYDVDGIHMDDYFYVSGTYTNTTEAQRKSYVNSMVKKVYTRIKAIDKSVTFGISPQGNLENCRSAGADIDEWLSKNGYVDYLMPQIYWSDAWGSNGSTKMFSNRVNAWNKIWKNKNIKIYAGLALYKVASKPSDDIGWMKANNNLENQINIINKNDWSGYSLFQYSDLLKNNTQKELENIVKSPIKMTASKNLILYQSFTPTVTSLNSTLSWKSSKESVATVDRYGKVTAKGVGSADITATTSGGKKATCHVTVKPVSISISTNNSNYYKGFTYQLDAKSNNGSKVTWKSSNPSIASITSSGKLATKKSGKLTLTALIAGTQKNLVIYIKEPVLKLNKASASIYKGYSTTLKASVEPQGKVTWKSSNNKIVTVNKNGQVKGIKPGVVTVTASYSGKKQSCKITVKDTSIQLNKKSISVYKGKKTSLKATTNPAGAKVTWTSGNKKIATVNGKGTITGKKAGKVSIYASFNGKKVKCIITVKNPYIKSNKTTIKVKVKKAHTIKATAYPSSKIKWSTSNKKIATISNAGKVTGKKKGTTYVYAKANGITKKIKVIVI; the protein is encoded by the coding sequence ATGTCAAAAAAAATTAAAATAGTATTTCTAAATCTACTGTTACTGCTTTCCTGCTTTATTTATTTCGATAGAGGAGAAGTAATTCAAGCAGCCATAAGTAAGAAAGCCGTATGGCTTTCTTACATAGATATAGAAGATATTCTTAAGAATAACTCGAAATCGGAGCTTATTGAGAATTATACTACAATATGTAAAAATATAAAAAAATATGAAGGAAATACAATAATTGTTCAGGTAAGACCCTTCTGTGATGCAATTTATCCTTCAAAATACTATCATTGGTCAAATACAATTTCATCATCTAATATGTCACCGGGATATGATCCTTTGAAAATCATGATAGATATTACACATAAAGAAGGTTTGTCTTTTGAAGCATGGGTTAATCCATATCGCATATCTACAAGTTCTACACAATTAAAAACATTTTCTAAATACTCTCCAATCAAATCGTGGCTTAATTCAAGTAAAGTAATCAAAAACGGGAATAAGGTTATTTTAAATCCTGCGTCTGCAGAGGTACAAGAATACATAGCAAAAGGCATATCAGAGATTGTTAATAATTACGATGTTGATGGTATACACATGGATGATTATTTCTATGTTTCTGGTACATATACAAATACAACTGAGGCACAGAGAAAATCATATGTAAATAGCATGGTAAAAAAGGTCTATACTAGAATTAAGGCCATTGATAAGTCTGTGACTTTCGGCATTAGTCCACAAGGGAATCTGGAAAATTGCCGATCTGCTGGAGCAGATATTGATGAATGGTTGTCAAAAAATGGTTATGTAGATTATTTAATGCCACAGATTTATTGGTCTGATGCATGGGGGAGTAATGGCTCTACCAAGATGTTTAGTAACCGGGTAAATGCTTGGAATAAGATTTGGAAAAACAAAAATATAAAAATCTATGCTGGTCTAGCATTATATAAAGTTGCTAGTAAGCCAAGTGATGATATAGGGTGGATGAAAGCCAATAATAATCTGGAAAATCAAATAAACATTATAAATAAAAATGATTGGTCAGGATACAGTTTGTTTCAGTATAGTGATTTATTAAAAAACAATACCCAGAAGGAATTAGAAAACATCGTTAAATCGCCTATTAAAATGACCGCATCAAAGAATCTAATTTTGTACCAGAGTTTTACTCCAACAGTTACATCATTAAATTCTACTCTTTCATGGAAGTCAAGCAAAGAGTCAGTTGCAACTGTGGATAGATATGGTAAGGTCACTGCTAAAGGTGTCGGAAGCGCTGATATCACAGCAACAACATCTGGTGGAAAGAAAGCAACGTGTCATGTGACAGTGAAACCTGTATCTATTAGTATATCAACAAATAACTCTAATTATTATAAAGGATTTACATATCAATTAGATGCGAAGTCTAATAACGGTTCCAAAGTAACTTGGAAAAGCTCTAATCCAAGTATTGCAAGCATAACTTCCTCTGGGAAATTAGCAACTAAAAAATCTGGTAAATTAACACTGACAGCTTTAATTGCTGGAACTCAGAAGAATTTAGTGATTTATATTAAGGAGCCGGTACTAAAGTTAAACAAAGCCAGTGCTTCCATTTATAAAGGATATTCTACAACTCTGAAAGCCTCAGTAGAACCTCAAGGGAAAGTCACCTGGAAAAGCAGTAATAATAAAATTGTAACTGTTAATAAGAATGGTCAAGTAAAAGGAATAAAACCTGGAGTTGTTACTGTGACTGCCTCTTACTCAGGAAAAAAGCAATCATGTAAAATTACTGTAAAAGACACTTCAATTCAGTTAAATAAAAAAAGTATATCTGTTTATAAAGGGAAAAAGACTTCCTTGAAAGCAACCACAAATCCAGCGGGTGCTAAGGTAACATGGACATCTGGAAATAAGAAGATTGCTACTGTTAATGGTAAAGGGACTATAACTGGCAAAAAAGCAGGAAAAGTTAGTATCTACGCATCATTCAATGGTAAAAAGGTAAAATGTATAATTACAGTAAAAAATCCATATATAAAATCAAATAAAACAACTATTAAAGTGAAAGTAAAAAAAGCTCATACTATAAAAGCGACAGCGTATCCATCTTCCAAAATTAAATGGTCAACTAGTAATAAGAAGATTGCAACAATTTCTAATGCAGGCAAAGTGACAGGAAAGAAAAAAGGAACGACCTACGTATATGCAAAGGCAAATGGTATAACCAAAAAGATAAAAGTAATTGTAATTTAA
- a CDS encoding CHAP domain-containing protein → MKFIKKIIILLIIFCVSLPFMTSNIIAVSQPNWDNSSYYGGGNPLNANYKYQCTWYVWGRTKELTGISLSARTSEYVYSSVTGGYSSSPSTNSIAVYFNNSGQITHVAYIESYDGYNVTYSEGNNTYYGVGPQKYYSTTRDIYSFERDTIHYSNSSYVKYVPLKHNIQKPNAPSNLSISTNMTNITANWQPSSSATTYTVKIYNHYTCSGNDIVFNRDVGNVTSASFKLNPGHYWGFVHAWNEAGQSEGSNCVEFEVVDKISSPIPAAVKGYSGLYNGKSHTISISNLPEGSTAYYRTNTNASWSRTKPARTSAGTTTVYYKITNSKYANDLKGSSKIVIKKAMQSASVKSHSGTYDGNAKTISLTNVSPGSKIYYRTSTKGNWTTKKPTRTSAGTTKVYYKIVNSNCTSTKTGTSNIVIKKAAQKASVKSYNGTYDGKAKSIKISGAVSGSKIYYRTSSNGKWVTKKPTRTSAGTTKVYYKITNSNCISTKTGSANITIKKATQKASVKGYSGTYNGKAKTIKVTNVTPGSKVYYRTSNNGKWLTNKPTRTSAGTTKVYYKITNSNCVSTKTGSASITVKKATQKATVKSYNGIYDGKKHSITISNVAAGSKIYYRTSSKGKWSTTKPYRTSNGKTNVYYKIKKSNYNDVTGLVQITITSKLSINKTLVTLDAPNNITLKATVLSSKSSDRIIKWSSSNTSVAAVNSSGKVTAKNAGTAVITAKAGNGQLVKCTIRVNQKNAYIPNGLYTFASSDQKFALSVPASDATSGRRLNVWETYGGNDQNWYLYNIGNNKFILQSNLNRSLVMDVVHMDPNNIYTADETGNSNEGKVGLFTYTDPRAQEWVATKYYDGRVILRLASKQQYILARGGNSDTNGNTVYIFNGNPWNQTYWNLIKR, encoded by the coding sequence ATGAAGTTCATAAAAAAAATAATAATATTATTAATAATATTTTGCGTTAGTTTACCTTTTATGACAAGTAATATTATAGCTGTGTCTCAGCCTAATTGGGATAATAGTAGCTATTATGGAGGAGGTAATCCCCTGAATGCAAATTATAAATATCAATGCACATGGTATGTATGGGGACGTACTAAGGAACTTACAGGTATTAGTTTATCAGCAAGGACAAGTGAATATGTATATTCTTCAGTAACGGGTGGATATAGCAGCTCACCTTCTACAAATTCGATAGCTGTATACTTTAATAATTCTGGACAAATTACTCATGTAGCCTATATAGAGAGCTATGATGGCTATAATGTAACATATAGCGAAGGAAATAATACCTATTATGGTGTTGGCCCTCAGAAATATTATAGTACAACTAGAGATATTTATTCATTTGAACGAGATACAATACACTACTCTAATTCGTCATATGTAAAATATGTTCCACTCAAGCATAATATTCAAAAACCGAATGCACCATCAAATTTAAGCATAAGTACTAATATGACAAACATTACTGCTAATTGGCAGCCATCATCAAGTGCAACTACATATACTGTAAAGATTTATAATCACTATACTTGTTCAGGAAATGATATCGTCTTTAATCGTGATGTAGGTAATGTAACTTCTGCATCCTTTAAGTTAAATCCTGGACATTATTGGGGATTCGTTCATGCCTGGAATGAAGCGGGGCAGAGTGAAGGTTCTAATTGCGTTGAATTTGAAGTAGTTGATAAAATTTCATCACCTATACCAGCAGCTGTAAAAGGATACTCAGGCTTATATAATGGAAAATCACATACAATAAGTATAAGTAATCTGCCAGAGGGTTCTACAGCATATTATAGGACAAATACTAATGCAAGTTGGTCACGTACTAAGCCTGCAAGGACAAGTGCTGGCACTACTACAGTATATTATAAAATCACGAACAGTAAATATGCGAATGATTTAAAAGGCAGCAGTAAAATAGTTATTAAAAAAGCGATGCAGTCCGCAAGTGTTAAATCACATAGCGGCACATACGATGGGAATGCCAAAACAATAAGCTTAACAAATGTATCTCCAGGGTCAAAAATTTATTATCGTACGAGTACAAAAGGAAATTGGACGACCAAAAAGCCAACCAGAACAAGTGCAGGTACAACAAAAGTATATTATAAAATTGTAAATAGTAACTGCACAAGTACAAAAACAGGTACTTCCAATATAGTAATAAAAAAGGCAGCCCAAAAAGCATCTGTGAAAAGTTATAATGGTACATATGATGGTAAAGCAAAGTCAATAAAAATATCTGGTGCTGTATCAGGCTCAAAGATTTATTATCGTACGAGCAGCAACGGAAAGTGGGTTACAAAAAAACCGACAAGAACAAGTGCAGGGACAACAAAAGTATATTACAAGATTACAAACAGTAACTGCATAAGTACAAAAACAGGAAGTGCTAACATAACTATAAAAAAGGCGACACAGAAAGCATCAGTAAAGGGCTATTCTGGCACTTATAATGGAAAAGCAAAGACAATAAAAGTAACGAATGTAACTCCAGGCTCTAAAGTATATTATCGCACGAGCAATAACGGAAAGTGGCTTACAAATAAACCAACCAGAACAAGTGCAGGCACAACAAAAGTATATTACAAGATTACAAACAGTAACTGCGTAAGTACAAAAACAGGAAGTGCTAGCATAACAGTAAAAAAGGCAACACAGAAAGCTACAGTTAAATCATATAACGGCATATATGATGGTAAGAAACATTCTATAACTATATCAAATGTAGCAGCAGGTTCAAAGATATATTATAGAACAAGTTCAAAGGGAAAATGGTCAACTACAAAGCCATATAGGACAAGCAATGGTAAAACAAATGTTTATTATAAAATCAAAAAGAGTAATTATAACGATGTGACAGGCCTTGTTCAAATAACGATTACTTCTAAGCTAAGTATTAATAAAACACTTGTAACACTTGACGCTCCGAATAATATAACGTTAAAAGCTACTGTACTTTCTTCAAAAAGCTCTGATAGGATTATAAAATGGAGCAGTAGCAATACTTCAGTAGCAGCGGTGAACTCATCAGGGAAGGTGACTGCAAAGAATGCAGGAACAGCGGTTATTACAGCAAAAGCAGGTAATGGTCAATTAGTAAAGTGTACCATTAGAGTGAATCAGAAAAACGCTTATATACCAAATGGACTTTATACTTTTGCATCCTCTGATCAGAAATTTGCATTAAGTGTACCCGCAAGTGATGCTACAAGCGGAAGACGTTTAAATGTATGGGAAACCTATGGTGGTAATGACCAGAATTGGTATCTATATAATATCGGAAATAACAAATTCATATTACAGTCAAATTTAAATAGAAGCCTTGTAATGGATGTAGTTCATATGGATCCTAATAATATATATACTGCAGATGAAACAGGAAATTCGAATGAAGGAAAAGTAGGGTTATTTACATATACAGATCCTAGAGCTCAGGAATGGGTCGCTACAAAATACTATGATGGCAGAGTTATTTTACGTTTAGCAAGTAAACAGCAGTATATACTGGCAAGAGGTGGGAACAGTGATACGAATGGAAATACAGTGTATATATTCAACGGGAATCCTTGGAATCAAACATATTGGAACCTTATCAAAAGGTAA
- a CDS encoding IS3 family transposase — METNTAREKYKIIQEMTERDNNLLNISWLCEISGVSRSGYYNWMKKDNSKIDERDKRDQADFDLILNAYKHRGYDKGARSIYMRLFHEGIVINKKKIRRLMKKYNLKCPIRKANPYRRMAKAIKTDSIAKNMVDRDFRQEPRKVILTDITYLFYGKGLKAYLSAMKDAYTKQILSYAVSESLEVDFVLETVNQLRDMGKKSAGLRRRFIFTAIRDVIIQVYLIGNY, encoded by the coding sequence ATGGAAACAAATACAGCAAGAGAAAAATACAAAATCATCCAAGAAATGACAGAACGAGATAACAATCTACTGAATATCAGCTGGCTGTGTGAAATATCTGGTGTATCGAGGTCAGGATATTATAACTGGATGAAAAAAGACAATTCAAAAATTGATGAACGTGATAAACGGGATCAAGCAGACTTTGATCTAATTCTGAATGCTTATAAACATAGGGGATATGACAAGGGTGCAAGGTCTATTTATATGCGTTTATTTCACGAAGGAATCGTTATAAACAAAAAGAAGATACGTAGATTGATGAAAAAATACAATCTCAAGTGTCCGATCCGTAAGGCAAATCCATACAGGAGGATGGCAAAGGCAATCAAAACAGACAGTATTGCGAAAAATATGGTGGATCGTGATTTTCGTCAGGAACCGAGAAAAGTGATTCTTACCGACATCACATATTTATTTTATGGAAAAGGTCTAAAAGCGTATCTTTCAGCGATGAAAGACGCATATACGAAACAAATATTATCCTATGCGGTAAGTGAATCTCTAGAAGTGGATTTCGTGCTTGAAACTGTGAATCAGCTGAGAGACATGGGGAAGAAATCAGCAGGATTGAGACGGAGGTTTATATTCACAGCGATCAGGGATGTCATTATACAAGTATACCTTATCGGCAATTATTAA
- a CDS encoding IS3 family transposase: MHVRKGNCWDNAPQESFFGHMKDEINIKDCNSISEVKAGIDDYMDYYNTERYQWDLAKLSPDEYYQYSITGNYPLDRKGTED, from the coding sequence ATCCATGTAAGAAAGGGAAACTGCTGGGATAATGCTCCGCAAGAAAGCTTCTTTGGACATATGAAAGACGAAATAAACATCAAGGACTGTAATTCTATCAGTGAGGTTAAAGCAGGCATAGACGATTATATGGATTATTACAATACGGAACGATATCAGTGGGATCTTGCGAAGCTATCCCCAGACGAGTATTATCAGTATAGTATTACAGGAAATTATCCGTTGGACAGAAAAGGCACAGAAGACTAA